The sequence CGATCGCGCTGATGCTCAACCTCAAAGGATTGCCGGTCAAACTCAACAGCGATGATCCCCGCGTCCTCAATCTCTCCATTTCCGGGGCCAAGGAAGTCACCGCGGCGGACATCGCGCCGGATGCCGACGTCGAGATCCTCGACCCGAGCTATCACATCGCTACGCTCACCGCGAAAGACGCGAAGCTCTCGATGGAGATCGGCGTGGAGAAAGGCCGCGGTTACGTGATGGCCGACCGGCAACGGAACATCGAGCACATGATCGGCCTCATCCCGCTCGATTCGATCTTCTCGCCGATTCGCAAGGTCAATTTCTCGGTCGACGACACGCGCGTCGGCCAGAGCGTCGATTACGACCGTCTTACGCTGGAAATCGAAACCAACGGCTCGATCACACCGGACGACGCACTGGCTACTGCGGCAGCGATCATGCAAGAGCAGCTCGACCTCTTCGTCGGCTTCACCAGCCGCGAAGAGCCGCTGCCGGAAGCCCCGCCGAACGAATGGGACATCCCGGTCGAAACCCTCAACCTCTCGGTGCGCTCGTTCAACTGTCTCAAGCGCGCGGGGATCTCGAAAGTCTCCGAGCTGCTCGACCTTACCGAAGACGAGATCATGAAGATGCGCAACTTCGGCAAGAAGTCGCTCGATGAAATCAAGCAGGTTCTGGCAGAGAGGGGGCTTTCGCTGCGCCAATCGTAGCGCAACGAGATTCGAACCAAACATGCCGCATCAAATCGCATACAAACGGCTCTCGCGGACCGACGGTCACCGCAAGGCGCTTCTGCGCAACATGGCGACCTCGTTCTTCAAACACGAGAAGATCGAGACGACCTCGACGAAAGCCAAAGAGATCAGCCGCGTCGTCGAGCAGCTGATCACGACGGCGATGGCCGGGGATCTCGCCGCGCGAAGGAAGATCGCCGAGTTCCTCACCGAGCCGGCAGTGGTCAAGAAACTGGTCGAACAGATCGCGCCTTCGCTCAAGGGCCGGACCGGCGGCTACACGCGCATCACCAAGACGCGCGTGCGCCACGGCGACGCCGCCGAGCTGTCGCTACTAGAGTTAGTCAGATAAATCTGACTAACTCACGAGTTTAAA comes from Candidatus Baltobacteraceae bacterium and encodes:
- a CDS encoding DNA-directed RNA polymerase subunit alpha — translated: MTTLETPAGSTIEVRERRENYAKFVIEPLERGFGITLGNALRRILLSSIPGAAVTYMKIDGVLHEFSTIPGMVEDTIALMLNLKGLPVKLNSDDPRVLNLSISGAKEVTAADIAPDADVEILDPSYHIATLTAKDAKLSMEIGVEKGRGYVMADRQRNIEHMIGLIPLDSIFSPIRKVNFSVDDTRVGQSVDYDRLTLEIETNGSITPDDALATAAAIMQEQLDLFVGFTSREEPLPEAPPNEWDIPVETLNLSVRSFNCLKRAGISKVSELLDLTEDEIMKMRNFGKKSLDEIKQVLAERGLSLRQS
- the rplQ gene encoding 50S ribosomal protein L17, whose translation is MPHQIAYKRLSRTDGHRKALLRNMATSFFKHEKIETTSTKAKEISRVVEQLITTAMAGDLAARRKIAEFLTEPAVVKKLVEQIAPSLKGRTGGYTRITKTRVRHGDAAELSLLELVR